In one window of Cydia fagiglandana chromosome 1, ilCydFagi1.1, whole genome shotgun sequence DNA:
- the LOC134665152 gene encoding uncharacterized protein LOC134665152 — translation MNEPFSSNAPEPKLVGVWTEGARIEPKEFIIPKNSPESSDDIPTIPDLDDLQDILEKEIAKPPPLDRKDSETVNTLAAVGDGYSGSADGVEAALAALRARVPVVQSAPDAVWTIDSLLAQLAEEGTDQD, via the exons ATGAATGAGCCATTCAGCTCTAACGCACCGGAACCGAAGCTAGTAGGAGTTTGGACCGAGGGAGCCCGTATTGAACCGAA aGAATTCATAATTCCAAAGAATTCACCAGAGTCCAGTGATGATATACCAACTATACCAGACCTGGATGACTTGCAGGATATTCTGGAAAAGGAGATAGCCAAACCACCCCC CTTGGACCGCAAAGACAGTGAAACCGTGAACACCCTGGCTGCCGTAGGCGATGGATACTCTGGCTCTGCGGATGGAGTGGAGGCCGCGCTGGCAGCACTGCGCGCGCGTGTACCCGTAGTCCAGTCAGCTCCTGATGCTGTCTGGACCATCGACTCACTACTAGCACAATTGGCTGAGGAGGGGACTGACCAGGATTAG
- the LOC134670923 gene encoding large ribosomal subunit protein eL42, protein MVNVPKQRRTYCKKCKVHKTHKVSQYKKSKERHAAQGRRRYDRKQQGYGGQSKPIFKKKAKTTKKIVLRLECADCKVRSQVALKRCKHFELGGDKKRKGQMIQF, encoded by the exons ATG GTGAACGTACCTAAACAGCGCAGGACGTACTGCAAAAAATGCAAGGTCCACAAGACCCACAAGGTGTCTCAGTATAAGAAGTCCAAGGAAAGACACGCCGCCCAGGGCAGAAGGCGTTACGACCGCAAACAGCAGGGTTATGGTGGTCAATCCAAGCCCATCTTCAAGAAAAAG GCAAAAACCACCAAGAAAATTGTGCTCCGTCTGGAATGCGCTGACTGCAAGGTGCGATCCCAGGTGGCGCTGAAGAGGTGCAAGCACTTCGAGCTTGGTGGTGACAAGAAGAGAAAGGGACAGATGATTCAGTTCTAG